AGGGCAGGTGCGCACCGCGCGCCTGAATCTCGGCTATACGACGATCGCCTCGCCGCTGCTGGGGCTGACGAGCTTCGCCAAGAAGCAGGAAGGCAGTTACCTGACGGTCGGCGAGCAGGGCCTGCTGACCACCGTGTCCCAGGTCGATCCGATCTGGGTCAACTTCAGTATCTCGGAAAACGAGCTGCTCAGCTACCGCGACCAGATCGCCAAGGGCCGCCTGAAGTTTCCGCAGAATCAGAATTTCGAGGTCGAAGTCGTCCCGGCCGACGGCACGGTATTTCCGAAGCGCGGCCACATCAACTTCGCCGCACCGTCCTTCGACGCCGGCACCGGCACCTTCCTGGTGCGCACCGAACTGCCGAACCCGGAAGGCAAGCTGCGCCCGGGCCAGTTCGTGCGCGCCCGGGTATTCGGCGCGACCCGGCCGGCGGCCATGCAACTGCCGCAGCGCGCGGTGCAGCAGGGCTCGAAGGGACATTACGTCTGGGTGATCGGGAATGACGGCAAGGCCAGGCAGCGCGTCGTCGAGGTGGGCGACTGGATCGGCGACGACTGGTTCATCAGCGACGGCCTGAAGCCGGGCGAGCGCGTGGTGGTCGACGGCGCCGGCCGGGTCACGCCCACCGCGCCGCTGCGGGTCGCCGCGCTGACGCCGCAGCCGGCGCTGGCGCAGGCCGGCACGGCCGCGCGGGCGGAGGCGCGGCCATGAATATTTCGCGCTTCTGCATCGACCATCCGATCTTTGCCTCGGTGATCTCGATCGTCATCACGCTGGCCGGCGCGGTGGCGATGTTCAAGTCGCCGGTCGCGCAGTACCCCGACATTACACCGCCGCAGATCACGGTCAGCGCCACCTATCCGGGCGCCGACGCCAACGTGGTGGCCAACAACGTGGCCGCGCCGATCGAGCAGCAGGTCAACGGTGCCGACAACATGATCTACATGAACTCGTCGAGTTCGTCGACCGGCAACATGACCCTGAACGTGTTCTTCGAGATCGGCACCGATCCGCAGCTGGCGCAGGTCGACGTGCAGAACCGCGTCAACCTGGCGCTGCCGCAACTGCCGTCGGCGGTCACGGCCCAGGGCGTGCAGGTGCAGAAGAAGTCCTCGGCCTTCATGATGGTGATCGCGGTGTATTCGCCGAGCGAGCGCTACGACCCGGTGTATGTGGCCAACTACACCAATATCTACATCCTGGACGCGCTCAAGCGCATCCCCGGCGCCAACCAGACCAGCATCTTCGGCACGCCCGACTACGCCATGCGGATCTGGCTCAAGCCCGACCGCATGGCGCAGCTGGGCGTGACCGCCAGCGAGGTCCAGCAGGCGGTGGCGGCGCAGAACCAGCAGTACGCGGTCGGGCGCCTCGGGCAGTCGCCGACCGGCAAGGCGGTCGAGCAGTCCTTCCCGGTCACCACCGCCGGCCGCATGACCGAGGCGTCCGAGTTCGACAACATCATCATCCGCGCGGCCAGCGGCGGCGCCGCCATCGTGCGCCTGAAGGATATCGGCCGCGCCGAGCTGGGGCAGAAGGACTACTCGATCCGCGGCACCTACCAGGGCCGGCCGGCGACCATGCTGGCGGTGTACCAGCAGCCGGGCGCGAATGCGCTGGACGTGTCCAACCAGGTCAAGGCGACGCTGGCGCAGATGCAGAAGGAGTTCCCGGAAGGGATCGAATACAAGATCGTGATGGACACCACCAACTTCACGCGGGCCTCGATTTCGG
This window of the Massilia sp. WG5 genome carries:
- a CDS encoding efflux RND transporter periplasmic adaptor subunit, giving the protein MNRPFLPLALGASMTCLSAGLAGCSREVQAPPAQPLQVTAVSMTPHDTPVSFEFVAQTQSSREVEIRARVDGFLDKRLYTEGTMVRAGQPLFQMDPKPFEAALQSAQGQLEQQRARLEVAEANLRRVRPLAARNAVSKKELDDAIGMERSSRAAVLAAEGQVRTARLNLGYTTIASPLLGLTSFAKKQEGSYLTVGEQGLLTTVSQVDPIWVNFSISENELLSYRDQIAKGRLKFPQNQNFEVEVVPADGTVFPKRGHINFAAPSFDAGTGTFLVRTELPNPEGKLRPGQFVRARVFGATRPAAMQLPQRAVQQGSKGHYVWVIGNDGKARQRVVEVGDWIGDDWFISDGLKPGERVVVDGAGRVTPTAPLRVAALTPQPALAQAGTAARAEARP